Proteins from one Geobacter sp. genomic window:
- the topA gene encoding type I DNA topoisomerase, which yields MPQHLIIVESPAKAKTIEKFLGKDYKVLASFGHVRALPSKQGSVDLDNDFEPKYAVLPESKKHIDAIKRELKNSDSLLLATDPDREGEAISWHLLAALGIDENKSPLTIQRVVFHEITKTAIVDAVKNPRTISHELVDAQQARSVLDYLVGFNLSPFLWKKIRYGLSAGRVQSVALRLICEREREIQAFQTQEYWTIAADLMNGTKQRLTASLVEVEGKKLGKFDIPGQAEADRLVQALQGCPYRVGKITRSERKRTPSPPFTTSTLQQEAARKLGFSAKKTMSTAQKLYEGIDIGGGAVGLITYMRTDSVVLSTLAVDEAREVITSLYGREYALEKPRTFKNKAKNAQEAHEAIRPTSLARTPAELKKVLGSDMFKLYELIWKRTVACQMAEALLDQTSVEIAAGDRFKLRATGTVIRFPGFMKLYIEGIDDESEEKEGLLPPLNEGEPLNLQELKPEQHFTQPPPRYTEATLVKTLEEYGIGRPSTYASIMNTLLERKYARLDAKRFFPEDVGLVVNDLLTKHFTQYVDYNFTAFLEEELDQVSRGEKQWKPLLREFWGPFVSLLKQKEGEVNKSDVTTEATDEACPECGQPLVVKLGKRGKFIACSGYKEGCTYTRNIEQQAGEVVEPVLSDEKCDKCGSPMLIKDGRYGKYLACSGYPACKNIQPLNKPKGTGVVCPECKQGELTEKKSRYGKMFYSCNRYPECKFALWDPPVEQPCPKCGFPLLVKKVYKREGEFLKCPKEGCDYKLGGKEPKAK from the coding sequence ACCGAAGTATGCGGTGCTCCCCGAGAGCAAGAAGCATATCGATGCCATCAAGCGGGAGCTGAAAAACTCCGACTCACTGCTGCTCGCAACTGACCCCGACCGCGAAGGGGAGGCCATCTCCTGGCACCTGCTGGCCGCACTCGGGATCGACGAGAACAAGTCCCCGCTCACCATCCAGCGGGTGGTGTTCCACGAGATCACCAAAACGGCCATTGTCGACGCGGTCAAGAACCCCCGCACCATTTCCCACGAACTGGTGGATGCACAGCAGGCCCGCTCGGTGCTCGACTACCTGGTCGGCTTCAACCTCTCCCCCTTCCTCTGGAAGAAGATCCGCTACGGCCTCTCTGCCGGCCGGGTCCAATCGGTGGCGCTGCGCCTCATCTGCGAGCGGGAACGGGAGATCCAGGCGTTCCAGACCCAGGAATACTGGACCATCGCCGCTGACCTGATGAACGGCACCAAGCAGCGTCTCACCGCCTCCCTGGTCGAAGTGGAGGGGAAAAAGCTCGGCAAGTTCGATATCCCCGGCCAGGCCGAGGCCGACCGCCTCGTGCAGGCGCTGCAGGGCTGCCCCTACCGGGTCGGCAAGATCACCCGGAGCGAGCGGAAGCGGACCCCCTCCCCTCCCTTTACCACCTCCACCCTGCAGCAGGAGGCGGCCCGCAAGCTCGGCTTTTCGGCCAAGAAGACCATGTCCACAGCCCAGAAGCTCTACGAGGGGATTGATATCGGCGGCGGCGCCGTCGGCCTCATCACCTACATGCGTACCGACAGCGTCGTCCTCTCCACCCTGGCGGTCGACGAGGCACGCGAGGTGATCACCAGCCTCTACGGCCGCGAGTATGCGCTGGAAAAGCCTCGCACCTTCAAGAACAAGGCAAAGAACGCCCAGGAAGCCCACGAAGCGATCCGCCCCACCTCGCTGGCCCGGACCCCGGCCGAGCTGAAGAAGGTCCTCGGTTCCGACATGTTCAAGCTCTATGAGCTGATCTGGAAACGGACCGTGGCCTGCCAGATGGCGGAAGCGCTCCTGGACCAGACCTCGGTGGAGATCGCGGCCGGCGACCGCTTCAAGCTCCGCGCCACCGGCACGGTCATCCGCTTCCCCGGCTTCATGAAGCTCTACATCGAAGGGATCGACGACGAGAGCGAAGAGAAGGAAGGCCTCCTGCCGCCGCTGAACGAAGGAGAGCCGCTCAACCTCCAGGAGTTGAAGCCGGAACAGCACTTTACCCAGCCGCCGCCCCGCTATACCGAGGCGACCCTGGTGAAGACCCTGGAAGAGTATGGTATCGGCCGGCCATCCACCTATGCCAGCATCATGAACACCCTGCTGGAGCGAAAGTACGCCCGGCTCGACGCCAAGCGGTTCTTCCCCGAGGATGTGGGGCTCGTGGTCAACGACCTGCTCACCAAGCACTTTACCCAGTATGTGGACTACAACTTCACCGCCTTCCTGGAAGAGGAGCTGGACCAGGTCTCCCGCGGCGAAAAGCAGTGGAAACCGCTCTTGCGCGAATTCTGGGGGCCGTTCGTCTCGCTGCTCAAGCAGAAAGAGGGAGAGGTCAACAAGTCGGACGTCACCACCGAGGCCACGGACGAGGCCTGTCCCGAGTGCGGCCAGCCCCTGGTGGTGAAGCTGGGCAAGCGGGGCAAGTTCATCGCCTGCTCCGGCTACAAGGAAGGGTGCACCTACACCCGCAACATCGAGCAGCAGGCCGGCGAGGTAGTCGAACCGGTGCTGTCCGACGAGAAGTGCGACAAATGCGGCAGCCCCATGCTGATCAAGGATGGCCGCTACGGCAAGTACCTGGCCTGCTCCGGCTATCCCGCCTGCAAGAACATCCAGCCGCTGAACAAGCCGAAGGGGACCGGGGTGGTCTGCCCCGAGTGCAAGCAGGGGGAGTTGACCGAGAAGAAGTCGCGCTACGGCAAGATGTTCTACTCCTGCAACCGCTACCCCGAGTGCAAGTTCGCCCTCTGGGACCCGCCGGTAGAGCAGCCCTGCCCCAAATGCGGTTTCCCGCTCCTGGTAAAGAAGGTCTACAAGCGGGAAGGGGAATTCCTCAAATGCCCCAAAGAGGGGTGCGACTACAAGCTGGGCGGCAAAGAGCCAAAAGCGAAATAA
- a CDS encoding methylenetetrahydrofolate--tRNA-(uracil(54)-C(5))-methyltransferase (FADH(2)-oxidizing) TrmFO, which translates to MTNSLTIIGGGLAGCEAAWQAAIRGVPVVLHEMKPDRFSPAHHSPLLAELVCSNSLRGADLANAVGLLKEELRRLGSLFMQAADATKVPAGGALAVDRDQFAAFITEQIASHPLITLVRAEATEIPAEGLTVIASGPLTSDALAAGISRLTGDYLYFYDAIAPIVEASSLDMAKLFRASRYGKGDSDDYLNIPLDEAGYNAFVDALLAAEKVPARDFEKMVHFEGCMPIEELAARGRETLRFGPMKPVGLTDPRTGAEPHAVVQLRLENREGTLYNLVGFQTKLTWPEQRRIFSMLPGLEQAEFARLGSLHRNTFINAPALLTPTFQLSSEPRILFAGQITGVEGYVESAGSGFLAGINAARIATGAVPLPPPPTTALGALVNHITTCDPAHFQPMNVNYGLFPPLPGRVHKKERRARLAERALADLAPWQAEIASA; encoded by the coding sequence ATGACAAACTCCCTCACCATAATCGGCGGCGGGCTGGCCGGGTGCGAGGCTGCCTGGCAGGCCGCCATCCGCGGCGTGCCGGTCGTTCTCCACGAGATGAAGCCGGACCGCTTTTCCCCGGCCCACCACTCCCCGCTGCTGGCGGAACTAGTCTGCTCCAACTCCCTGCGCGGCGCCGACCTGGCCAATGCGGTGGGGCTCCTGAAGGAAGAGTTGCGCCGTCTCGGCTCCCTCTTCATGCAGGCGGCCGACGCGACAAAGGTTCCGGCCGGCGGGGCGCTGGCCGTGGACCGCGACCAGTTCGCCGCCTTCATCACCGAGCAGATCGCCAGCCACCCCCTGATCACCCTGGTGCGCGCAGAGGCGACCGAGATCCCGGCCGAGGGGCTGACCGTCATCGCCTCGGGGCCGCTCACCAGCGACGCCCTGGCAGCGGGCATCAGCCGGCTCACCGGCGACTACCTCTATTTCTACGACGCCATTGCCCCGATCGTCGAGGCATCGTCGCTGGACATGGCGAAGCTGTTCCGGGCCTCGCGCTATGGCAAGGGCGACAGCGACGACTACCTGAACATCCCGCTGGACGAGGCAGGCTACAACGCCTTTGTGGACGCGCTGCTGGCGGCCGAGAAGGTGCCGGCCCGCGACTTTGAAAAGATGGTCCATTTCGAGGGGTGCATGCCGATCGAGGAGCTGGCTGCCAGAGGTCGCGAGACGCTGCGCTTCGGGCCGATGAAGCCAGTGGGGCTCACCGATCCCCGCACCGGAGCCGAGCCCCATGCCGTGGTGCAGCTCCGCCTGGAAAACCGCGAAGGGACCCTCTACAACCTGGTCGGCTTCCAGACCAAGCTCACCTGGCCGGAGCAGCGGCGAATCTTCAGCATGCTTCCCGGACTGGAGCAGGCGGAATTCGCCCGGCTCGGTTCGCTCCACCGGAACACCTTCATCAATGCCCCGGCGCTCCTCACCCCCACGTTCCAGCTCAGCTCCGAGCCCCGCATCCTCTTTGCCGGCCAGATCACCGGCGTGGAGGGGTACGTGGAATCGGCCGGAAGCGGCTTCCTGGCCGGTATCAACGCCGCCCGGATCGCCACCGGAGCGGTGCCGCTGCCACCTCCCCCGACCACCGCCCTCGGTGCGCTGGTCAACCATATCACCACCTGCGACCCGGCCCATTTCCAGCCGATGAACGTCAACTACGGCCTCTTTCCCCCTCTCCCCGGCAGGGTCCACAAGAAGGAAAGGCGGGCACGCCTCGCCGAACGGGCGCTCGCAGACCTGGCCCCCTGGCAGGCGGAGATCGCCAGCGCATAG